A part of Chloroflexota bacterium genomic DNA contains:
- a CDS encoding zinc ribbon domain-containing protein: MPIYEYACEDCREEFEKLMRFSDPNINSPECPGCKSNQTHRLISRVAAHGTSSGSGSSGSSCGSSGGFS; this comes from the coding sequence ATGCCCATTTATGAGTATGCTTGCGAGGATTGTAGAGAAGAATTCGAGAAACTGATGCGCTTCTCCGATCCCAATATCAATTCACCTGAATGCCCTGGTTGCAAGTCAAACCAGACCCACCGGCTCATCTCACGGGTTGCCGCTCATGGCACCAGCTCCGGAAGCGGATCTTCCGGTTCTTCCTGTGGCTCCTCCGGTGGCTTTTCCTGA
- a CDS encoding OsmC family protein, giving the protein MSGQTTLRWIPGGNRFVSTDSTGHSVVMSTPKENSGMKPSELILSALAGCASVDVVDILAKKRTPLSHLEVQVTAEQDADPPWTFRKIYIKFLVKGDGLTEKNVEQAIELSEEKYCSVAATLRGKAEIITSFEILED; this is encoded by the coding sequence ATGTCTGGTCAAACCACCCTGCGCTGGATTCCCGGCGGTAACCGTTTCGTTTCAACCGATTCCACCGGACATTCCGTCGTGATGTCCACCCCCAAAGAGAACAGCGGGATGAAACCCTCCGAGCTGATCCTATCCGCCCTGGCGGGCTGCGCCTCGGTGGATGTTGTGGATATCCTTGCCAAAAAGCGCACTCCCCTCTCCCACCTGGAAGTTCAGGTCACTGCTGAACAGGATGCCGACCCACCCTGGACCTTCCGCAAGATCTACATCAAATTCCTGGTCAAAGGCGATGGGCTGACAGAGAAAAATGTGGAGCAGGCCATTGAGCTTTCGGAGGAGAAATATTGTTCCGTTGCCGCCACGCTGCGCGGTAAAGCCGAGATCATCACCAGCTTTGAGATTCTGGAAGATTAA
- the rplL gene encoding 50S ribosomal protein L7/L12: MADLEKLMDQLSELTVLEAAELVKLLEEKWGVSAAAPVAAVAAAPAAAAEEVEEKTEFDVILKSAGPKKIETIKVIRQLTNLGLVDAKNMAESADSKILEAVGKDIANDAKEKLEAAGAEVELK; encoded by the coding sequence ATGGCTGATTTAGAAAAATTGATGGATCAATTGAGCGAGCTTACCGTTTTGGAAGCTGCTGAACTGGTTAAATTGTTGGAAGAAAAATGGGGCGTTTCCGCCGCTGCTCCTGTCGCCGCCGTTGCTGCTGCACCTGCTGCTGCCGCTGAAGAAGTTGAGGAAAAGACTGAATTTGATGTTATCCTCAAGAGCGCTGGCCCCAAGAAGATCGAAACCATTAAGGTTATTCGCCAGCTCACCAACCTGGGCCTGGTTGATGCCAAGAATATGGCTGAATCCGCAGACAGCAAAATCCTCGAAGCTGTTGGCAAAGATATTGCCAATGACGCCAAGGAAAAACTGGAAGCTGCTGGCGCAGAAGTCGAACTCAAATAA
- the pheS gene encoding phenylalanine--tRNA ligase subunit alpha, which yields MADKAAELAKLQTIQAEGLATLEAVAEKEELEAWRVSNLGRSSPVMGVFSSMGTMDKELRPVMGKAANEVRTALETAFEAKREVIEAAALAKELETEFLDVTMPGRPVERGRLHPLTQVLRRIVRTFGDMGFQVYRSTEVETDDYNFTYLNMPPYHPARDMWDTFYTKDEGVLLRTHTSGGQIHVMRERAPEPIRVILPGTTMRYEQLSARSEIEFAQVEVLVIGEKVTFAELKGTLEDFAKRLFGEEARTRLRPSHFPFTEPSAEMDVECFVCGGKGCGVCKETGWLEILGCGMVHPVVLEYGGYDPKKYSGFAAGMGIDRSTLMRYRIDDIRHFRNNDIRFLKQF from the coding sequence ATGGCAGATAAAGCAGCAGAACTGGCAAAACTGCAGACGATCCAGGCGGAAGGTCTGGCGACTCTGGAAGCCGTTGCCGAAAAGGAAGAACTGGAAGCCTGGCGTGTTTCCAACCTGGGACGCAGCTCACCTGTGATGGGCGTCTTCAGCAGCATGGGCACAATGGATAAGGAACTGCGGCCTGTGATGGGTAAAGCGGCCAATGAAGTCCGCACTGCTCTGGAAACCGCTTTTGAAGCCAAGCGGGAGGTTATTGAAGCCGCCGCATTGGCAAAGGAACTCGAAACCGAATTTTTGGATGTGACCATGCCCGGGCGTCCCGTGGAACGCGGCCGCCTGCACCCGTTGACCCAGGTGCTGCGCCGGATCGTGCGTACATTTGGCGATATGGGCTTTCAGGTCTATCGTTCCACTGAAGTGGAGACGGATGACTATAACTTCACTTATCTCAACATGCCGCCCTATCACCCGGCGCGCGATATGTGGGATACCTTCTATACCAAGGACGAAGGCGTTCTGTTACGCACCCACACCTCCGGCGGCCAGATCCATGTGATGCGAGAACGCGCACCTGAACCGATTCGGGTGATCCTGCCTGGCACGACCATGCGCTATGAACAGCTTTCCGCACGCAGCGAGATTGAATTCGCACAGGTGGAAGTTCTGGTGATCGGTGAAAAAGTGACCTTTGCTGAGTTGAAAGGCACCCTGGAAGATTTTGCCAAACGGCTGTTTGGTGAAGAAGCCCGCACCCGTTTGCGGCCTTCGCACTTCCCCTTCACGGAGCCCAGCGCTGAGATGGATGTGGAATGTTTTGTCTGCGGTGGCAAAGGCTGCGGCGTTTGCAAGGAAACCGGTTGGCTGGAGATCCTCGGTTGTGGGATGGTCCACCCGGTGGTGCTGGAATATGGCGGCTATGACCCCAAAAAATATTCCGGCTTTGCGGCTGGGATGGGCATTGACCGCAGCACCCTGATGCGCTATCGGATCGATGACATCCGCCATTTCCGCAATAATGATATTCGGTTCCTCAAGCAATTTTAA
- the add gene encoding adenosine deaminase: protein MTVQSYIKAMPKVELHVHLEGSIRPETFLKLAGRHKIELPAHDLEGLRRWYQFTDFNHFIEVYLKIAASLKTPEDIELIAREFLSGQAEQNVRYSEVIYSPYNQFLANGIPFDEQLDALNRARSWAEREHGVHCQFIMDISRETTPEQGEIVAGWAIGGMGQGVCGLGLGGPEIGNPPEKFKSAFEMAFEAGLPAMPHAGETVGSESVRGALKWVHPVRLEHGVRAMEDPALVDILLESQIPLDVCPTSNICLKVYPSLAEHPLPRMFDLGLNVTLNSDDPPMFNTTLTQEYLNAVEVMGMDLEQLQQMVRNGIKASVLGEAEQQDLLTMFEVENERLAGIHLG from the coding sequence ATGACAGTTCAATCGTATATTAAAGCAATGCCAAAGGTCGAATTACACGTCCATCTGGAGGGTTCCATCCGGCCGGAAACCTTTTTGAAGCTGGCTGGACGGCATAAGATTGAACTGCCTGCGCATGATCTGGAAGGACTGCGGCGCTGGTACCAGTTTACCGATTTTAATCATTTCATCGAGGTTTATCTGAAGATCGCTGCCTCGCTGAAGACCCCCGAAGATATCGAATTGATCGCCAGGGAATTCCTCAGTGGGCAAGCGGAACAAAATGTGCGTTATTCTGAGGTGATCTATTCGCCCTATAACCAGTTTTTGGCCAACGGGATTCCCTTTGATGAGCAGCTGGATGCGCTCAACCGGGCGCGGAGCTGGGCGGAACGTGAACATGGCGTCCATTGCCAATTCATTATGGACATCTCCCGGGAGACCACGCCGGAGCAAGGTGAGATTGTGGCCGGTTGGGCGATTGGCGGGATGGGGCAGGGTGTTTGCGGGCTGGGATTGGGTGGCCCGGAGATTGGCAATCCCCCGGAGAAATTCAAATCAGCCTTTGAGATGGCTTTTGAGGCCGGGCTGCCTGCTATGCCGCATGCCGGGGAGACGGTCGGCTCGGAATCGGTACGCGGCGCGCTGAAATGGGTGCATCCCGTGCGGCTGGAGCATGGCGTGCGCGCTATGGAAGACCCGGCGCTTGTGGATATTCTCCTGGAGAGCCAGATACCATTGGATGTCTGTCCGACCAGCAATATCTGCCTAAAGGTTTATCCTTCATTGGCAGAACATCCGCTGCCCAGGATGTTTGACCTTGGCTTGAATGTGACGTTGAATTCTGATGATCCGCCGATGTTTAATACAACCCTGACACAGGAATATCTCAACGCCGTGGAGGTGATGGGAATGGACCTTGAGCAGTTACAACAGATGGTGCGGAATGGCATTAAGGCTTCCGTGCTCGGGGAGGCGGAGCAGCAGGATTTATTGACGATGTTTGAGGTGGAGAATGAGCGCCTGGCGGGGATTCATTTAGGATAG
- a CDS encoding metal-sensitive transcriptional regulator, protein MIIKTENPEVKGQIHKRLSRIEGQLRGVQKMIDENRDCREILQQLIAIRSAVQSASLNFMQDVASDCLMNPTDQNDPEAQRALMMDLVKLLGKVS, encoded by the coding sequence ATGATCATAAAAACTGAAAACCCAGAGGTCAAAGGGCAGATCCATAAACGGCTTTCCCGGATTGAGGGTCAGCTGCGTGGCGTCCAGAAGATGATCGACGAGAATCGCGATTGCCGCGAGATCCTCCAGCAACTGATAGCCATCCGTTCAGCCGTGCAGTCGGCCAGCCTGAACTTCATGCAGGATGTTGCCAGTGATTGCCTGATGAACCCGACCGACCAAAACGACCCGGAGGCCCAACGGGCTCTGATGATGGATCTGGTCAAACTGCTGGGCAAAGTCTCATAG
- a CDS encoding four helix bundle protein: MALEGLNRLQVYIAAQSLAQRVYSSVVPLLPSEEKWGLSSQIRRAVASVPANIAEGYGRYYYQETIRFCYIARGSLMELSSHFDLAREQGFISEELYHQLDNEMNTLLKLIHGFIKYLKQTKRGMNEPGSHSISEAPGDYFVVDDDHVEVSD, encoded by the coding sequence ATGGCTTTGGAAGGTTTAAATCGCCTGCAAGTATATATTGCCGCGCAAAGCCTTGCCCAGAGGGTTTATTCTTCTGTGGTTCCTCTTTTGCCTTCTGAGGAAAAATGGGGGCTCAGTTCGCAAATCCGTCGAGCCGTCGCTAGTGTCCCCGCTAATATCGCTGAAGGTTATGGCCGATATTATTATCAGGAGACAATTCGCTTTTGCTATATTGCGAGAGGATCGTTAATGGAACTTTCCAGCCATTTTGATCTAGCGCGAGAACAGGGTTTCATTTCTGAAGAACTTTACCACCAGCTTGATAATGAGATGAATACCTTATTAAAGCTGATTCATGGATTCATCAAATACCTTAAACAGACTAAGCGCGGAATGAATGAGCCTGGAAGCCATTCAATTTCAGAAGCGCCTGGAGACTATTTTGTAGTTGATGACGACCATGTGGAAGTGAGCGATTGA
- a CDS encoding NAD(P)/FAD-dependent oxidoreductase, which yields MIQKDVLIVGGGPAGSACAQRLIRHGLDVLILDKADFPRQKPCAGWVTPSLFRLLEISPGDYPLGLTHFTSFEISLKGLHFRMRTDQYAIRRLEFDNWFLTRSGAPVVNHRVAEIEQRGEKFIIDGQYESRYLVGAGGTHCPVKAKFFPMAKEDRENGLILAKEEEFSYPVNDPRCHLWFFEDGLPGYAWFVPKTGGYINVGIGGAAAGLKKRGTSLDQHWQRLICKLAELNLVRNHDFHPLGYSYYLRPRNLTPRQGNVLLIGDSLGLATRDMGEGIGPAIQSGILAADSIATGSTYSPKAIPRFSLPSLLRLRK from the coding sequence ATGATCCAAAAAGATGTGCTGATTGTGGGCGGCGGTCCGGCCGGATCGGCCTGTGCCCAGCGGCTCATCCGGCATGGGCTGGATGTGCTTATCCTGGATAAGGCCGATTTCCCCCGCCAGAAACCCTGTGCCGGCTGGGTCACGCCTTCTCTTTTCCGCTTGCTGGAGATATCGCCCGGTGACTATCCACTGGGCCTGACCCACTTCACCTCCTTTGAAATCTCCCTCAAGGGTCTCCATTTCCGCATGCGTACCGATCAGTATGCCATTCGCCGGCTGGAATTTGACAACTGGTTCCTGACCAGGTCTGGGGCGCCGGTCGTGAATCATCGGGTAGCTGAGATTGAACAGCGTGGGGAAAAATTCATAATTGATGGGCAATATGAATCGCGCTACCTGGTCGGGGCGGGTGGCACCCACTGCCCGGTCAAAGCGAAATTCTTTCCGATGGCGAAAGAAGACCGGGAAAATGGATTAATCCTCGCTAAAGAAGAGGAATTCTCCTATCCGGTCAACGACCCCCGCTGCCATCTTTGGTTTTTTGAAGATGGTTTGCCCGGCTATGCCTGGTTTGTACCCAAAACGGGCGGCTATATCAATGTTGGTATTGGCGGTGCGGCTGCTGGGCTGAAAAAGCGGGGAACAAGCCTCGATCAGCACTGGCAGCGCCTGATTTGCAAGCTTGCGGAGTTGAATTTGGTAAGAAACCACGATTTTCATCCCCTGGGTTACAGCTACTACCTGCGGCCGCGGAACCTCACCCCCCGCCAGGGCAACGTGCTGCTAATCGGCGATTCGCTGGGGCTGGCCACCCGTGACATGGGTGAGGGTATCGGCCCCGCCATTCAAAGCGGTATCCTGGCAGCCGATTCGATTGCCACAGGATCCACGTATTCTCCCAAAGCCATCCCGCGGTTCTCATTGCCCTCTCTCCTACGCCTTAGAAAATAA
- a CDS encoding 50S ribosomal protein L10, with the protein MAFTRNEKEAMVAQYKEWVDNSTAFFVVSYQNMGMSAIDDARAKMRDVNSEIHVVKNRLFRLVMNEMGIEFDENFWEQNNLVGFAFGEAPAAAKALNELTKANTFDVRMGYMDNNLLTADQVKALADLPSQPVMRGILLGTIMASATKLVRTLAEPARSMAAVVKAYSEEPQAASSAA; encoded by the coding sequence TTGGCGTTTACTCGTAATGAAAAAGAAGCTATGGTCGCTCAATATAAAGAGTGGGTGGACAATAGCACGGCATTTTTTGTGGTTTCCTACCAGAACATGGGTATGTCGGCGATTGATGATGCACGCGCAAAGATGCGTGATGTCAATAGCGAGATCCATGTCGTCAAGAACCGGCTGTTCCGTCTTGTGATGAATGAGATGGGCATCGAGTTTGATGAGAATTTCTGGGAGCAAAACAATTTGGTTGGCTTCGCTTTTGGCGAGGCTCCTGCCGCTGCGAAAGCACTCAACGAGCTCACAAAGGCTAATACCTTTGATGTGCGCATGGGCTATATGGATAACAATCTGCTAACTGCAGATCAGGTGAAGGCACTTGCCGATCTACCATCCCAACCCGTTATGCGCGGTATTTTGCTGGGCACCATCATGGCTTCTGCCACCAAACTGGTACGCACTCTGGCCGAACCCGCACGTTCTATGGCTGCGGTTGTCAAAGCCTACTCTGAAGAACCTCAGGCTGCTAGTAGCGCTGCCTAA
- the cfa gene encoding cyclopropane fatty acyl phospholipid synthase: MRKSEKIVRDLLQTADIQANGDRPWDIQVRDDRLYDQILRDASLGLGEAYMDGWWDCQAIDQFIDRALRADLRTEVEKNLRLVFQVARAKLTNRQSRQRAHVVGEQHYDLGNDLYNAMLDKRLNYTCAYWRDADNLDDAQEAKLELVCRKIGAHPGMRILELGCGWGSFAKYAAEKHGCQVLGVTISKEQVALGNELCEGLPVELRLQDYREVTGEFDAVISIGVMEHVGYKNYPTYMDVVERTLKPGGVAFIHTIGGNHSITTGDPWTDKYIFPNGMLPSITQLGRAMEDRFVMEDWHNFGPYYDQTLMAWHANFNAAWPELKEKYGERFRRMWNYYLLSSAGGFRSRSTQLWQIVMTRPGTPQPDCRLV; the protein is encoded by the coding sequence ATGCGTAAATCCGAGAAAATTGTTAGGGATCTCCTCCAAACTGCTGACATTCAAGCCAATGGCGATCGACCCTGGGATATCCAGGTGCGCGATGACCGCCTCTATGACCAGATTTTGCGGGATGCTTCCCTGGGCCTCGGCGAAGCCTATATGGATGGCTGGTGGGATTGTCAGGCCATTGACCAATTCATTGACCGTGCCCTGCGGGCTGACCTGCGGACTGAAGTGGAGAAAAACCTTCGCCTGGTCTTCCAGGTGGCACGCGCCAAGCTGACCAACCGCCAGTCCCGCCAACGCGCCCATGTGGTCGGTGAACAGCATTATGACCTCGGTAATGACCTTTACAACGCCATGTTGGATAAACGCCTGAACTACACCTGCGCCTATTGGCGCGATGCCGACAATCTGGATGACGCCCAGGAAGCCAAACTCGAGCTGGTCTGCCGCAAGATCGGGGCCCACCCCGGTATGCGAATCCTGGAGCTGGGCTGCGGCTGGGGCAGCTTCGCCAAATATGCCGCCGAAAAACATGGCTGCCAGGTCCTCGGCGTGACCATCTCCAAAGAGCAGGTCGCGCTTGGCAATGAACTCTGCGAGGGGCTGCCAGTGGAATTGCGGCTGCAGGATTACCGCGAGGTCACCGGGGAATTTGACGCCGTGATCTCGATTGGTGTCATGGAGCATGTCGGCTATAAGAATTACCCCACCTATATGGATGTGGTGGAGCGAACCCTTAAACCTGGCGGGGTCGCCTTCATCCACACCATCGGCGGCAACCACAGCATTACTACCGGGGATCCCTGGACGGATAAATACATCTTTCCCAACGGTATGCTGCCCTCCATCACCCAGCTAGGTAGGGCGATGGAAGACCGTTTCGTGATGGAAGACTGGCACAATTTTGGCCCCTATTACGATCAGACCCTGATGGCCTGGCATGCCAACTTCAACGCTGCCTGGCCGGAGCTGAAAGAGAAATATGGCGAGCGCTTCCGGCGGATGTGGAATTATTACCTGCTCAGCAGCGCCGGCGGCTTCCGCTCCCGTTCAACGCAGCTTTGGCAGATCGTGATGACCCGCCCCGGCACCCCCCAACCCGACTGCCGGTTAGTCTGA
- the lexA gene encoding repressor LexA, with amino-acid sequence MARKKAGLGERHKRILKFLESFQNENGFPPSIREIGENTNISSTSVVNYYLNQLEEMNYIERESNVSRGIRLVRTLEGNLIQAAQAISDMFQIPVVGRIVAGEPVPVPTSDFNYYDQETGIEIARSLLPPREKTADLFALEVQGDSMIDAMVNDGDIVVMRPVNRADNGEMVAVWLTDRDETTLKYFYQENGRVRLQPANPLMDPIIIDNPAQVKVQGKVVLVIRRLQGG; translated from the coding sequence ATGGCACGTAAGAAAGCAGGTCTGGGAGAACGACATAAAAGGATCCTCAAATTCCTGGAAAGCTTCCAAAACGAAAACGGATTTCCCCCATCGATCCGCGAGATCGGTGAAAACACCAATATCAGCTCCACTTCCGTCGTGAATTATTACCTCAATCAACTTGAGGAGATGAACTACATTGAACGGGAGAGCAATGTCTCCCGCGGGATTCGTCTGGTGCGCACTCTGGAAGGCAACCTGATTCAAGCTGCCCAGGCCATCTCAGATATGTTCCAGATTCCGGTTGTCGGACGGATCGTCGCCGGTGAGCCGGTTCCCGTCCCCACCTCCGATTTTAACTATTACGACCAGGAGACCGGGATCGAAATTGCACGCAGCCTCCTCCCACCACGCGAAAAAACCGCCGACCTCTTTGCTCTTGAAGTGCAGGGTGATTCCATGATTGATGCAATGGTCAATGACGGCGATATCGTCGTTATGCGCCCGGTAAACCGGGCTGACAATGGCGAAATGGTCGCTGTTTGGCTGACGGATCGGGACGAGACAACTCTGAAGTACTTCTATCAGGAAAACGGTCGAGTGCGGCTGCAGCCTGCCAACCCATTGATGGACCCCATCATCATTGACAACCCCGCCCAGGTCAAAGTTCAGGGCAAGGTCGTCCTGGTGATCCGACGACTCCAGGGCGGCTAA